The Aquificaceae bacterium DNA segment GCTTGCCTTACCTAAACACAGGGCTCGTATACAGAGCCTTTGCATACATATACAGAGAGGAAGGACTGGAAAACCCCATACTACTTTTTGAAAACCCACCCTTGGTGGAAATCCTGCCTGCGGAGACAAGGGTCTTCTACAGAGGAAAAGACATAAGCCAACTACTTGGCTCTGAAGATGTGGGGAAAACCGCCTCTGAGATAGCCAGCCTACCAGCCTTTAGAGAGAGGATAAATGAGTTTTTTAGGTCTTTGGTGGGAGAGGGACAAGTGGTAGCAGAAGGCAGGGACGTGGGAACGCATATATTTCCAGATGCACCTATAAAGATATTCCTTACCGCATCTGTAGAAGAGAGGGCAAGAAGAAGGTGCGAGCAACTCATGGCTCAAGGCATACCTGCCAACTACCAAGAGGTGCTTAAGGCTATAGTGGAAAGGGACGAGAGGGACAAAAATAGACCTTTGTATCCC contains these protein-coding regions:
- the cmk gene encoding (d)CMP kinase, encoding MKIAIDGPAGSGKSTVARKLSQRLGLPYLNTGLVYRAFAYIYREEGLENPILLFENPPLVEILPAETRVFYRGKDISQLLGSEDVGKTASEIASLPAFRERINEFFRSLVGEGQVVAEGRDVGTHIFPDAPIKIFLTASVEERARRRCEQLMAQGIPANYQEVLKAIVERDERDKNRPLYPFRPAEDAIVIDTTNLSPEEVVEKILSLFPYKGEP